TCTCGGCGTACAGGTTCTCGCCCATGCTCTGCAGGCCGGCGTTGTTGATGAAGGTGGCGAGCTGGAACGTGCCGATCTGCACGTTGGCCGTGCTGCCCGGCTGCGTGACCGAGACCGTGCCGTCGCGTGCAATGGTGAGCGAGAGCGCGTTGGCCGGAATCGTGATGGCCGGCTGGATCGGGTAGCCCGAAGCCGTCACGAGCTGCCCGTTGTTGTCCACCTGGAACGAGCCGTCGCGCGTGTAGGCCGTCGTACCGTCCGGCATGAGCACCTGGAAGAAGCCGTCGCCGTTGATGGCCACATCCTTCGCGTTGCTGGTCGACGTGAGGTTGCCTTGCGTGAAGATGCGCTCGGTCGCGGCCGGACGCACGCCGGTGCCCAGTTGCAGCCCCGAAGGCAGCAGCGTCTGCTGCGACGACTGCGCGCCCGGCTGGCGCAAGGTCTGGTACAGCAGATCCTCGAACACCGCGCGGCCCTTCTTGAAGCCGTTCGTGCTGGTGTTGGCGAGGTTGTTCGAAATCACGTCCATGTTCGTCTGCTGGGCGTTCATGCCCGTGGCGGCGATGTAGAGCGAACGGATCATTTGGTTTGACTCCCCGTGTACGGTGACGACGCGCGCTGATTCGCGCGTCGGCTGGCCATCAGCTGAAGTTCAGCAACTGGTTGGCGGTTTGTTCGTTGGTATCGGCCGTCGAGAGCATCTTCATCTGCATCTCGAAGGCCCGTGATTGCGAAATCATGTTCACCAAACCGCTCACCGGATTGACGTTGCTGTTCTCGATCGAGCCCGCAACAACCACCACGTTCGGATCGACCGGCGCCGGCGCGTTGTTGCTCGTGCGGAACAGGCCGTCATCGCCGCGCACCAGGTTCGCTTCGGGCGGATTGACGAGCTTCAACTGCCCCATGACGGCGATGGAGTTGGGCGGATCGCCCTGGCCCAGCGCCGAGATCGTGCCGTCGGTGCCGACGCTCACCGAGGCGCCCGGCGGCACGGCGGCCGGCCCGGCGTCGGTCATGACCGGCAGCCCGTGCAGCGTGATCTGGCCGTCGGCCGTCATCTCGAGGTTGCCGCCGCGGGTGTAGGCTTCGCGGCCCTGCGCGTCGCGCACGGCGAGCCAGCCCTGCCCTTGGATGGCCACGTCGAGCGCACGGCCCGTCTGCTGCATCGCGCCGGGCGTGAAGTCGGTGCCCGGCGTGGAGGTCGCCACGAACGTGCGCGTGCCGGTCGAGCCGTCGGCGGCGCGCACCGGGGCCTGGCGGAACGCCGCGAGCTGGGCGCGAAAGCCCGGCGTCGAGACGTTGGCCAGGTTGTTGGCGGTGGTCGATTGCTGCTCCATCGCCTGCTTCGCGCCGGTCATGGCGACATAGATCAGACGATCCATCGACGCCCCTCCTGCAAGTTACGCATGCGCGCGGCTCCCGATTACAGGTTGACCATCGTCTGCATCAACTGGTCTTCCGTCTTGATCGTCTGCGCGTTGGCCTGGTAGTTGCGCTGCGCGGTGATCATGTGGACCAGTTCTGCGGTCAGGTCGACGTTCGAGGCTTCGACGGCGCCGGCCTGCAGCTTGCCGAGGTTCGTGCCGCCCGGCACACCCACGATGGGAATGCCCGAGCTGGCCGATTCGGCCCACAGGTTGTTGCCCAGCGGAATCAGGCCCTGCACGTTGTTGAAGTTCGCGAGAGCGACTTGACCGAGCACCGTCGACTTGGTGTTCGAGTACGTGCCGACGATCGTGCCGTCGGCGTTGAACGTGAAGCCCGTCAGCCGGCCCGACGTGTAGCCGTCCTGCGTGAGCGTGTTCGGCGAGTAGGTGTTGCCGTACTGCGTGGTGCCCGTCAGATTGAGCGTCAGGTTCGCGTTTGCCGCGCCGTTGCCGTAGGTGATCCCCGGCAAGGTGATCGGGCCGGTCACCGTGGCGCCGGTCGAGTCCGTCTGCGACACCATGCTGCCGGCCGAGTTGAACGTCAACGTGCCGATCGGGCCCGCGCCGATCAGCGTCGTGCCGTCGACCGAGCCGTACACCTGCCACGTGACGTTATTGGTCACCGGGTCGATGCTGGCCTTCTTGAAATACAGGTTGACGTCGTGCGCGTTGCCCAGCGAATCGTAGACCTTGAGCGACGTGGCGTTCGTGTACGAGGTCGGATCGGTCATCGAGAACGGCGTGGCGTTCAGGGGACTGCGCGAATCGAGGTTGAACTGGCCGGTGATCTTCGTCGTGGCCGTCGGCGCCAGATCGCCTGTC
The Pandoraea pulmonicola DNA segment above includes these coding regions:
- the flgG gene encoding flagellar basal-body rod protein FlgG, which produces MIRSLYIAATGMNAQQTNMDVISNNLANTSTNGFKKGRAVFEDLLYQTLRQPGAQSSQQTLLPSGLQLGTGVRPAATERIFTQGNLTSTSNAKDVAINGDGFFQVLMPDGTTAYTRDGSFQVDNNGQLVTASGYPIQPAITIPANALSLTIARDGTVSVTQPGSTANVQIGTFQLATFINNAGLQSMGENLYAETAASGAPNVAQPGTNGAGVLNQNYVETSNVNVVEELVNMIQAQRAYEINSKAVTASDQMLQRLTQM
- a CDS encoding flagellar basal body rod protein FlgF; translated protein: MDRLIYVAMTGAKQAMEQQSTTANNLANVSTPGFRAQLAAFRQAPVRAADGSTGTRTFVATSTPGTDFTPGAMQQTGRALDVAIQGQGWLAVRDAQGREAYTRGGNLEMTADGQITLHGLPVMTDAGPAAVPPGASVSVGTDGTISALGQGDPPNSIAVMGQLKLVNPPEANLVRGDDGLFRTSNNAPAPVDPNVVVVAGSIENSNVNPVSGLVNMISQSRAFEMQMKMLSTADTNEQTANQLLNFS
- the flgE gene encoding flagellar hook protein FlgE; translated protein: MAFSTGLSGLNAASKDLDVIGNNVANAATVGFKQGQAQFADIYANSLFGAGNNVVGIGTRVSTVAQQFTQGDITVTNRQLDLAISGNGFFRVSNNGTIAYSRNGQFSLDKNGYIVNANGDRLTGYLAGPNGIINSVSPVDLQIPTGDLAPTATTKITGQFNLDSRSPLNATPFSMTDPTSYTNATSLKVYDSLGNAHDVNLYFKKASIDPVTNNVTWQVYGSVDGTTLIGAGPIGTLTFNSAGSMVSQTDSTGATVTGPITLPGITYGNGAANANLTLNLTGTTQYGNTYSPNTLTQDGYTSGRLTGFTFNADGTIVGTYSNTKSTVLGQVALANFNNVQGLIPLGNNLWAESASSGIPIVGVPGGTNLGKLQAGAVEASNVDLTAELVHMITAQRNYQANAQTIKTEDQLMQTMVNL